The Opitutales bacterium ASA1 genome window below encodes:
- a CDS encoding 4a-hydroxytetrahydrobiopterin dehydratase, producing MLRDLPGWRHAGEALEKTFVWTDFSEALAFVVRVGLAAEKIDHHPEIINVWNRVTLRLCTHDAGNRVTARDGRLATLVEQVARPR from the coding sequence ATGCTGAGGGATCTTCCGGGCTGGCGACACGCGGGAGAGGCGCTGGAGAAGACGTTCGTGTGGACCGATTTCTCGGAGGCACTCGCGTTCGTCGTGCGCGTCGGACTGGCGGCGGAGAAGATCGATCATCATCCCGAAATCATCAACGTGTGGAATCGCGTGACCCTCCGTCTCTGCACGCACGACGCGGGAAATCGCGTGACCGCGCGAGACGGACGGCTGGCGACCCTCGTCGAGCAGGTTGCGCGCCCGCGTTGA
- a CDS encoding isoprenyl transferase: MLAVTAARNENQLDHVAIIMDGNGRWAKARGLPRIEGHRRGGDTVRTVLDACNEFGIRYLTLFAFSSENWKRPADEVGSLMNLLVRFLTRETSALVRRGVRLHAIGQWRDLPPKARAALERAMAHTAHCDERHLTLALSYGSRQEAASAARAYAEAVLRGEEKPEECSWERFSRYLDTRDLPDPDLIIRTSGESRLSNFLMLQGAYSELYFSPVPWPEFGREHLLEAVNCFKRRERRYGLTGEQLHEKAAVVS; this comes from the coding sequence TTGCTCGCCGTGACCGCTGCCCGGAACGAAAATCAACTCGACCACGTCGCCATCATCATGGACGGCAACGGTCGTTGGGCGAAAGCCCGTGGGCTCCCGCGGATCGAAGGGCACCGCCGCGGCGGCGACACGGTCCGCACCGTCCTCGACGCCTGCAACGAATTCGGCATCCGCTACCTCACGCTCTTCGCGTTCTCCTCGGAGAATTGGAAACGCCCGGCGGACGAAGTCGGGAGTCTGATGAATCTGCTCGTGCGTTTTCTGACCCGCGAGACGTCCGCTCTCGTCCGGCGTGGCGTCCGCCTGCACGCCATCGGGCAATGGAGGGACCTGCCACCCAAGGCCCGCGCTGCGCTCGAGCGCGCGATGGCGCACACCGCGCACTGCGATGAACGCCACCTCACCCTCGCGCTCAGCTACGGCTCGAGACAAGAAGCGGCCTCGGCGGCACGGGCGTACGCGGAAGCCGTCTTGCGCGGCGAGGAGAAACCCGAGGAGTGCTCGTGGGAGCGTTTCAGTCGCTATCTGGACACACGCGATCTCCCTGATCCCGACCTCATCATTCGCACGTCGGGCGAGTCCCGCCTCAGCAATTTTCTCATGCTCCAAGGCGCGTATTCCGAGCTCTACTTCAGCCCCGTCCCGTGGCCGGAGTTCGGCCGCGAGCACCTCCTCGAAGCGGTGAATTGCTTCAAACGTCGCGAGCGTCGCTACGGCCTGACCGGCGAGCAGCTCCACGAAAAAGCGGCCGTGGTTTCCTGA
- the ispG gene encoding (E)-4-hydroxy-3-methylbut-2-enyl-diphosphate synthase has translation MAYCSSRFRTIRRPSREVMIGSVGVGGAHPVRVQSMTTSDTQDIDATVRQSIALAEVGCEIVRITAPNVPAARCLREIRTRFNAAGFGHVPLVADIHFLPSAAMEAVEHVEKVRVNPGNYADKKRFAVREYTDADYRRELERLHESFSPLVRRCRELGRAMRIGTNHGSLSDRIMNRYGDTPEGMVESALEFLRIARDNGFHDMVLSMKASNPKVVIQAYRLLVERMAAEDMHYPLHLGVTEAGDGEDGRIKSAIGIGSLLFDGLGDTIRVSLTEDSVYEIPVAQAIVRKAMSLWRENASPVSLGTERDDLDPYHFQRRSIRPVELAPGTRVASDQPPRVLVRAAEGTHDLADIAQALRKARATMKETPLEGLLVQVEGAAAASHLLASAAVHADVVGLLVLERSPAWDAETIAGLPSVSTVPRIGFLGEFAPADATSVRDFIRACAARGATPFVSLTPEAVAPLARALDGDDTPAWIATLSTGTQPEDEHAIGTWRRLVDALKRHDLRVPLWIRNTRETAVAHEPAFLSRLLEASILTGALLCDGIGDLVSVETEPDLVRSTRLAYNVLQGAGARISKTEFVACPSCGRTLFDLQTTTQRIREKTGHLKGVKIAIMGCIVNGPGEMADADFGYVGGAPGRINLYVGKNCVQYNIPQAEADQRLIDLIREHGKWLDPDPIPEEPAPV, from the coding sequence ATGGCCTACTGCTCCTCCCGCTTTCGCACAATTCGACGACCGAGTCGCGAAGTGATGATCGGTTCAGTCGGCGTCGGCGGTGCGCATCCGGTGCGCGTGCAGTCGATGACGACGAGCGACACGCAGGACATCGACGCCACCGTGCGGCAGTCGATCGCGCTCGCCGAAGTCGGGTGCGAGATCGTCCGCATCACCGCGCCCAACGTCCCTGCCGCGCGCTGCCTTCGCGAGATCCGCACGCGCTTCAACGCCGCCGGGTTCGGGCACGTCCCACTCGTCGCGGACATCCATTTTCTCCCCTCCGCCGCCATGGAGGCGGTGGAACACGTCGAGAAGGTCCGCGTCAACCCCGGCAACTACGCCGACAAGAAACGCTTCGCGGTCCGAGAGTACACCGACGCCGACTACCGCCGGGAGCTGGAGCGCTTGCACGAATCGTTTTCGCCGCTCGTCCGCCGCTGCCGTGAACTCGGGCGCGCCATGCGCATCGGCACCAATCACGGATCGCTCTCGGATCGCATCATGAACCGTTACGGCGACACGCCGGAGGGCATGGTGGAGTCCGCGCTCGAGTTCCTCCGCATCGCTAGAGACAACGGCTTCCACGACATGGTGCTCTCGATGAAGGCGAGCAATCCCAAGGTCGTGATCCAAGCGTATCGTCTCCTCGTCGAACGCATGGCGGCGGAAGACATGCACTACCCGCTCCACCTCGGCGTGACCGAGGCCGGAGACGGCGAAGACGGCCGTATCAAGAGCGCCATCGGTATAGGAAGCCTCCTGTTCGATGGCCTCGGTGACACGATCCGCGTGTCGCTGACGGAAGACTCCGTATACGAGATACCGGTCGCCCAGGCGATCGTGCGCAAGGCGATGAGCCTCTGGCGCGAGAACGCCTCGCCGGTCTCCCTCGGAACCGAGCGCGACGATCTCGATCCCTACCATTTCCAGCGACGATCGATCCGCCCCGTCGAACTCGCACCCGGTACTCGGGTGGCGTCCGACCAACCTCCGCGCGTGCTCGTGCGTGCCGCGGAAGGGACACACGACCTCGCCGACATCGCGCAGGCGTTACGCAAAGCTCGGGCGACGATGAAGGAAACTCCTCTAGAGGGTCTCCTCGTCCAAGTCGAAGGCGCAGCCGCGGCCTCCCATCTGCTTGCATCCGCCGCCGTCCACGCCGACGTGGTCGGACTGCTCGTCTTGGAGCGCAGCCCGGCTTGGGACGCTGAAACGATCGCCGGCTTACCGAGCGTCTCGACCGTCCCACGGATCGGTTTTCTCGGCGAGTTCGCACCGGCGGACGCGACCTCGGTTCGCGACTTCATCCGAGCCTGCGCCGCCCGTGGGGCGACTCCGTTCGTCTCGCTGACACCCGAAGCGGTCGCCCCGCTCGCACGCGCCTTGGACGGAGACGACACTCCCGCGTGGATCGCCACGCTCTCGACCGGCACGCAACCCGAGGACGAACATGCGATCGGCACGTGGCGACGTTTGGTCGATGCGCTGAAACGCCACGACCTCCGCGTCCCTCTTTGGATACGCAACACCCGGGAGACTGCCGTCGCACACGAACCAGCCTTCCTCAGTCGCCTGCTGGAAGCGAGTATCCTGACCGGCGCACTGCTGTGCGACGGCATCGGCGATCTCGTGAGCGTCGAGACCGAGCCCGACCTCGTGCGCTCCACCCGGCTCGCCTACAACGTCCTACAGGGCGCAGGAGCTCGGATCTCGAAGACCGAGTTCGTCGCCTGCCCGAGTTGTGGTCGCACCTTGTTCGACCTCCAGACCACGACCCAGCGCATCCGCGAAAAGACCGGTCATCTCAAGGGCGTGAAGATCGCGATCATGGGTTGCATCGTGAACGGTCCCGGAGAGATGGCGGACGCCGACTTCGGCTACGTCGGCGGCGCACCCGGTCGGATCAACCTCTACGTCGGCAAGAACTGCGTCCAATACAACATCCCGCAAGCCGAAGCGGACCAGCGCTTGATCGACTTGATCCGCGAGCACGGCAAATGGCTCGACCCGGACCCCATACCCGAAGAGCCGGCTCCGGTCTGA
- the rseP gene encoding sigma E protease regulator RseP: protein MNGFLQQAFSSVWSIALIALFFGGSIFVHELGHFLAARRRGLRIERFSIGFGPKIFSWVRNGVEYRLSWLPLGGYVALPQLADMRGIEGGGADGADDPLPPISYADKMIVSVMGAVFNVLFAFALACVIWVFGFPTTDQQTTTQIGFVAKTITLPDGTEVESPAARAGLQEGDRVIAIDGREVADWGSLRQTLVSTTGRTADGAPRAVLTIERDGRSLQVEILPQIGGDERMRLIGISPAEPILVGDTLPNSPAALGGMKAGDAIVAVDGRRLFSRWQVEDLVQSHLNRDLTFTVDRDGQRVDIVVRPVEVVHTSDGRTTPSIGVGYATPRRLVHPGPVAQIREQFVQMYRVLSALLHPQSDLGIGQMNGPPGIVRVLFVTSQIDIRITIWVTILININLAVFNLLPIPVLDGGHMLFATLAKLRGRALPAKFIAASQSAFMLLLFSLMIFVSFRDVGRWFRDSREDERIERTYITPVFPAPNGG from the coding sequence ATGAACGGTTTCCTGCAACAGGCATTCTCCAGCGTCTGGTCCATCGCCCTCATCGCCCTCTTTTTCGGCGGGTCGATCTTCGTGCACGAACTCGGGCACTTCCTCGCCGCGCGCCGTCGCGGGCTGCGCATCGAGCGCTTCTCGATCGGTTTCGGACCCAAGATCTTTTCGTGGGTGCGCAACGGAGTGGAGTATCGTCTTTCGTGGCTCCCACTCGGGGGCTACGTGGCGCTCCCGCAACTCGCCGACATGCGCGGGATCGAAGGAGGCGGAGCCGACGGAGCCGACGATCCGCTGCCGCCGATCAGCTACGCGGACAAGATGATCGTCTCGGTCATGGGCGCGGTCTTCAACGTCCTCTTCGCCTTCGCCCTCGCCTGCGTGATATGGGTGTTCGGTTTCCCGACGACCGATCAACAAACGACGACGCAGATCGGTTTCGTCGCCAAGACGATCACCCTTCCCGACGGCACCGAGGTGGAAAGCCCGGCTGCGCGCGCCGGCTTGCAGGAAGGCGATCGCGTGATCGCCATCGACGGTCGCGAAGTCGCCGATTGGGGCAGCCTGCGCCAGACGCTGGTCTCCACGACCGGCCGAACCGCCGACGGAGCACCTCGCGCCGTCCTCACGATCGAGCGCGACGGAAGAAGCCTGCAGGTCGAAATCCTCCCGCAGATCGGCGGCGACGAACGCATGCGCCTGATCGGCATCTCACCCGCCGAACCGATTCTCGTCGGAGACACGCTCCCGAATTCGCCCGCCGCCCTCGGCGGCATGAAGGCCGGAGACGCCATCGTCGCGGTCGACGGACGCCGATTGTTTTCCCGTTGGCAGGTCGAGGACCTCGTCCAGTCCCACCTGAACCGCGATCTCACCTTCACGGTCGACCGCGATGGCCAGCGCGTAGATATCGTCGTTCGTCCGGTGGAAGTCGTCCATACCTCGGACGGTCGCACGACCCCCAGCATCGGCGTCGGCTATGCCACCCCGCGTCGACTCGTGCACCCCGGCCCCGTTGCTCAGATTCGCGAACAGTTCGTCCAGATGTACCGCGTGCTCTCCGCGCTGCTTCACCCGCAGTCGGATCTCGGGATCGGGCAGATGAACGGCCCGCCCGGCATCGTACGCGTGCTCTTCGTCACCTCGCAAATCGACATCCGGATCACGATCTGGGTCACGATCCTGATCAACATCAACCTCGCCGTCTTCAACCTCCTGCCGATCCCGGTGCTCGACGGCGGACACATGCTCTTCGCCACCCTCGCCAAACTCCGCGGACGCGCCCTGCCCGCCAAGTTCATCGCGGCCTCCCAGAGCGCGTTCATGCTCTTGCTGTTCTCGCTCATGATTTTCGTCAGCTTCCGCGACGTGGGTCGCTGGTTCCGCGACAGTCGCGAAGACGAACGCATCGAACGCACCTACATCACGCCGGTCTTCCCTGCGCCGAACGGCGGCTGA
- the cdsA gene encoding phosphatidate cytidylyltransferase → MAKRIVSTILLWSLIAATIHFFGRTGVVFLCALFAAATQWELYQMLEKVGQRPFRHLGVTLGAVLILMPYFVREHVGPDAKEGMESGIIAVMIVACCLRVMRERAGSNRIETLIATIFGMVYVPFMMFFIVRILWLGETEVGGLMLAVWLLFAAKFCDVGALVVGTLIGRHKIAPSMSPGKTWEGAIGGVIIAAGMCAGLVAVFPHHYPASFTPLVAGLAAIVPSIVSIVSDLIESVLKRMAGIKDSGRTIPGIGGAFDLVDSVILPAPVAYLILRVLI, encoded by the coding sequence GTGGCCAAACGCATCGTCAGCACCATCCTGCTCTGGTCGTTGATCGCGGCCACGATCCACTTCTTCGGTCGTACCGGCGTGGTCTTTCTCTGTGCGCTCTTCGCCGCCGCCACGCAATGGGAGCTCTACCAGATGCTGGAAAAGGTGGGGCAGCGACCCTTCCGGCACCTCGGCGTCACCCTCGGCGCAGTTCTCATTCTCATGCCCTACTTCGTCCGCGAGCACGTCGGACCGGATGCAAAGGAAGGGATGGAGAGCGGGATCATCGCGGTCATGATCGTGGCTTGCTGTCTGCGCGTGATGCGCGAGCGCGCCGGTTCGAATCGAATCGAGACCCTCATCGCCACGATTTTCGGCATGGTCTACGTGCCGTTCATGATGTTCTTCATCGTCCGGATCCTCTGGCTCGGCGAGACGGAGGTCGGCGGCCTGATGTTGGCGGTCTGGTTGTTGTTCGCCGCCAAGTTCTGCGACGTCGGTGCGTTGGTGGTCGGCACCTTGATCGGGCGGCACAAGATCGCTCCGTCGATGAGCCCCGGCAAGACGTGGGAAGGCGCGATCGGCGGCGTGATCATCGCGGCCGGAATGTGCGCCGGTCTGGTCGCGGTGTTTCCGCACCACTATCCGGCCTCGTTCACTCCACTCGTCGCCGGCCTTGCCGCGATCGTGCCGTCGATCGTGTCGATCGTGTCGGATCTGATCGAATCGGTTCTCAAACGCATGGCCGGAATCAAGGACTCGGGGCGGACGATCCCGGGCATCGGAGGTGCGTTCGATCTCGTCGACAGTGTCATCCTTCCTGCGCCGGTCGCCTACCTGATCCTGCGGGTGCTCATCTGA
- a CDS encoding bifunctional [glutamine synthetase] adenylyltransferase/[glutamine synthetase]-adenylyl-L-tyrosine phosphorylase, translating to MGDFLERLCTLDADLARERLTPEAATRLARFAVACPLYARTLERHPALILDLERSSEIARPFGFHDLLQTWRALRDGSGSPARTDPAYASLLRTFRHRMTMRIAYREVAGFGAPAEAVVETTRLAEFCLRECWFIARNVCAARWGTPWDRALDAPARFCVVALGKLGGEELNFSSDIDLVFVRDGEGATREAPSGTSVANTVFFHRLAETMVRLLGTRDHAGFLYRTDLRLRPGGETGPLVTSLEAAETHYATAASAWERLALIKARPVVGDLDLGAELLESLQSFRYPRHPPPTLAAEIAAMKRRTEREIVGAGALERDVKSGRGGIREIEFFTQARQVVHAGRFPFLQTHSTVEGIEQLVRYGLLPAQTAADLVECYWEYRRIEHRLQMAEERRTHEIPADDSERAALARSLGWERVSDFDEALARRRALVRSVYATLFPSDEHEGGALDTLEAWWEFFAFARSCDALDSLLRRWFRGDARAADTVRMLVVESDGRALLIDHVRHFVDLVPQLDRVLPRIARPIETLVRVASFADRYASRSQFLAACALNRDFLFVLALLFDRSRFIHQVLVRHPEILEEVLRPENLRKRKDADARRRELAAHEGVPADSFNAWLRLYVRAEQIRIAVGHLLGFLNEDEAGAELAALADAVITDLLRRLPGGDRILVVALGKAGGGRLTFGSDLDLLFLTDEADASASASTIRALHKRIASRDGLDPVLPFDLRLRPYGDAGPLVAGIESAKRYYLGEADTWERQALLRSRVVTGPPELASRWCENLPLFWRAAATQPGFADEIWRMRHRIAREHARSESPFHAFKTGPGGLLDVEFALQILQLASVVERPESIAADTAEGWRRLVEAGVVPHHTVDAMLQDARHLRRVEFTLRLDSNRPDTCLPASEQEAAALAGWLGFATYAEFWHEHCSRMHDVRTHVRALLAGTVSSTALEADR from the coding sequence GTGGGCGACTTCCTCGAGCGACTCTGCACGCTCGACGCCGACCTCGCCCGGGAGCGTCTCACCCCCGAAGCGGCAACACGCCTCGCACGCTTCGCGGTCGCGTGCCCGCTTTATGCTCGCACCCTCGAACGGCACCCCGCCCTGATCCTGGATCTCGAACGGTCGTCGGAGATCGCCCGACCGTTCGGGTTTCACGACTTGCTGCAAACGTGGCGCGCTCTGCGCGACGGCAGTGGTTCGCCCGCAAGAACCGACCCCGCTTACGCGTCCCTGCTGCGGACGTTCCGCCACCGCATGACGATGCGCATCGCCTATCGCGAAGTGGCAGGCTTCGGCGCTCCGGCCGAAGCGGTGGTCGAGACCACGCGCTTGGCCGAGTTCTGTCTTCGCGAGTGTTGGTTCATCGCGCGTAACGTCTGCGCGGCCCGCTGGGGCACTCCTTGGGACCGCGCTCTCGACGCGCCCGCGCGCTTCTGTGTCGTCGCTCTCGGGAAACTCGGAGGCGAGGAACTCAACTTTTCCTCGGACATCGATCTGGTCTTCGTGCGTGACGGCGAGGGCGCGACCCGCGAAGCCCCGTCCGGCACTTCCGTCGCCAACACCGTCTTCTTTCATCGGCTCGCCGAGACGATGGTCAGACTCCTCGGCACCCGCGACCACGCCGGATTTCTCTACCGCACGGACCTGCGTCTCCGCCCCGGCGGCGAAACCGGACCTCTCGTGACGTCCCTCGAAGCCGCCGAGACCCACTACGCCACCGCAGCCAGCGCGTGGGAACGCCTCGCTCTGATCAAGGCGCGCCCGGTCGTCGGCGATCTCGATCTCGGGGCCGAGCTGCTGGAGTCGCTCCAGAGTTTCCGCTACCCGCGCCATCCACCCCCGACTCTGGCCGCCGAAATCGCCGCGATGAAGCGGCGCACCGAGCGCGAAATCGTCGGTGCCGGCGCGCTCGAGCGCGACGTGAAGTCCGGCCGCGGCGGCATCCGCGAGATCGAGTTCTTCACCCAAGCACGACAAGTCGTCCACGCCGGGCGTTTCCCGTTTCTCCAAACCCATTCCACGGTTGAAGGAATCGAGCAACTCGTCCGCTACGGACTTCTGCCTGCTCAGACCGCCGCGGATCTCGTCGAGTGCTACTGGGAATACAGACGGATCGAGCACCGGCTCCAGATGGCCGAAGAACGTCGCACGCACGAGATTCCAGCCGACGATTCAGAGAGAGCCGCACTCGCCCGCTCGCTCGGTTGGGAACGAGTCTCGGATTTCGACGAAGCGCTCGCGCGGCGACGTGCCCTCGTCCGTTCCGTGTATGCAACGCTCTTTCCGTCCGACGAACACGAGGGCGGCGCCTTGGACACGCTCGAAGCGTGGTGGGAGTTCTTCGCCTTCGCCCGGTCGTGCGATGCGCTCGACTCGCTGCTCCGACGCTGGTTTCGCGGCGACGCACGCGCAGCCGACACCGTCCGCATGCTCGTGGTGGAGTCGGACGGACGCGCTTTGTTGATCGACCACGTCCGACACTTCGTCGACCTGGTCCCGCAACTCGACCGCGTCCTCCCCCGGATCGCCCGCCCCATCGAAACACTCGTGAGGGTCGCGTCGTTCGCCGATCGCTACGCCAGCCGCTCCCAGTTTCTCGCCGCGTGCGCGCTCAACCGAGATTTTCTCTTCGTCCTCGCGCTTCTCTTCGATCGCAGCCGTTTCATCCACCAAGTCCTCGTCCGCCATCCCGAAATCCTCGAGGAAGTGCTTCGTCCGGAGAACCTCCGCAAACGGAAGGATGCGGACGCTCGCCGCCGCGAACTCGCCGCTCACGAAGGCGTTCCCGCCGACAGTTTCAACGCCTGGTTGCGTCTCTACGTCCGCGCCGAGCAGATCCGCATCGCGGTCGGTCACCTGCTCGGTTTCCTGAACGAAGACGAAGCCGGGGCGGAGCTCGCGGCGTTGGCGGACGCAGTGATCACCGACCTCCTGCGTCGACTACCTGGTGGGGATCGCATCCTCGTGGTCGCCCTCGGCAAGGCAGGGGGCGGCCGTCTCACCTTCGGCTCGGATCTGGATCTCCTCTTCCTCACTGACGAAGCCGATGCGTCCGCGTCCGCCTCGACCATTCGCGCCCTGCACAAGCGCATCGCCTCCAGAGACGGACTCGATCCGGTGCTGCCGTTCGACCTACGCCTGCGGCCATACGGCGACGCCGGTCCTTTGGTCGCAGGAATCGAATCGGCCAAACGATACTACCTCGGGGAAGCCGACACTTGGGAACGCCAAGCCCTCCTGCGATCGCGGGTCGTGACGGGTCCGCCCGAGCTCGCATCGCGGTGGTGTGAGAACCTCCCGCTGTTCTGGCGCGCCGCGGCCACCCAGCCCGGATTCGCCGACGAGATCTGGCGCATGCGGCACCGAATCGCGCGCGAACATGCACGTTCCGAGAGTCCATTTCATGCCTTCAAGACCGGCCCGGGAGGCCTGCTCGACGTGGAGTTCGCCCTGCAAATCCTGCAACTCGCATCGGTCGTCGAGCGACCCGAGTCGATCGCCGCCGACACAGCCGAAGGATGGCGGCGGTTGGTCGAAGCGGGCGTAGTTCCTCACCATACGGTCGACGCGATGCTCCAAGACGCCCGCCACCTTCGACGCGTCGAATTCACCCTCCGCCTAGACTCGAATCGGCCCGATACCTGTCTTCCTGCTTCCGAGCAAGAAGCCGCCGCGCTGGCCGGCTGGCTCGGCTTCGCCACCTACGCAGAGTTCTGGCACGAGCATTGCAGCCGCATGCACGATGTCCGAACCCACGTCCGCGCCCTCTTGGCGGGAACCGTCTCCTCAACGGCACTTGAAGCAGACCGATAA
- a CDS encoding rhomboid family intramembrane serine protease: MAACHPPRRNYRSPPAMIYDRPYMRSEHDHGRGSALIWTLAVTIGVFVLQSILVAWFDVSIDRWLGLSVPAVQSGWLWTTLSYGLLHSTSNPFHVIFNALCIYFLGREVLPRLGNNRFLILYVGAILLGGLGWLPIAMMNDVGVPLVGASAAVFALLTVFACLSPDRPITLLLFFIIPVTVRPRILAYVAAGASLFFLLFFEIVGRGGVVAHSSHLAGMAAGWLYYRYLHDRTGEFGSLRPSVEMPAWLSRKKKATPETPFKVDVSGTRDMKAEIDRILDKINAHGFGSLSVEERRILDNARDVLNRH, translated from the coding sequence ATGGCCGCTTGTCATCCTCCCCGGCGCAACTACCGTTCCCCACCTGCGATGATCTACGACCGCCCCTACATGAGGAGCGAACACGACCACGGTCGCGGTTCCGCCCTGATCTGGACACTCGCCGTCACCATCGGCGTGTTCGTGCTCCAGAGCATCCTCGTGGCGTGGTTCGACGTCTCGATCGATCGTTGGCTCGGGCTCTCCGTCCCGGCAGTTCAATCGGGATGGCTCTGGACGACGCTTTCCTACGGCCTGCTCCACTCCACCTCGAACCCGTTCCACGTCATCTTCAACGCCCTGTGCATCTACTTCTTGGGGCGTGAGGTGCTGCCACGGTTGGGCAACAACCGTTTCCTCATCCTCTACGTCGGGGCGATCCTCCTCGGCGGGCTGGGTTGGCTGCCGATCGCGATGATGAACGACGTCGGCGTCCCGCTCGTCGGAGCCTCGGCGGCGGTATTCGCCCTTCTCACGGTCTTCGCCTGCCTCAGCCCGGACCGCCCGATCACCCTGCTGCTCTTCTTCATCATCCCCGTGACCGTCCGGCCACGCATCTTGGCCTATGTCGCGGCGGGTGCATCGCTGTTCTTCCTCTTGTTCTTCGAGATCGTCGGCCGCGGCGGAGTCGTCGCCCACTCCAGCCACCTTGCGGGTATGGCCGCGGGATGGCTCTACTACCGCTATCTTCACGATCGCACCGGAGAGTTCGGCAGTCTCCGTCCCTCGGTGGAAATGCCGGCATGGCTTTCGCGAAAGAAGAAGGCGACGCCTGAAACACCCTTCAAAGTCGACGTCTCCGGCACCCGCGACATGAAGGCCGAAATCGATCGCATCCTCGACAAGATCAACGCCCACGGCTTCGGATCGCTCAGCGTCGAGGAGCGTCGCATCCTCGACAACGCCCGCGACGTTCTGAACCGGCACTGA
- the ispC gene encoding 1-deoxy-D-xylulose-5-phosphate reductoisomerase, with protein MAARRKVILLGATGSIGTNALRVIERHPDRLELVAVVARSRFAETAAIARKFVVPHVGLYEPQNPPVRDALPPSCTFHSGTDAVTAMIESVEADVVLVASAGTSALRPTLAAIARGRTIALANKEILVLAGRFVTDAARRHGVRIVPVDSEHNAIFQCLDAGARTGVRRLVLTASGGAFRDLPVDQLADVTPEQALAHPNWSMGPKITIDSATMANKGLELIEARWLFDVAPERLDVVIHPQSIVHSMVEYLDGSMLAQLSPPSMTFAIQHALLYPERAEGVVAGLDLTRTIDLQFRPLEEGRYPCLQLAREALAAGGTCTAVFNAANEVAVEAFLAGRIGFLEIPRIIRKSMDRAAVREPGSLEEVLDVESDTRRWVAQSIVR; from the coding sequence ATGGCCGCACGACGTAAAGTAATCCTCCTCGGCGCTACCGGCTCGATCGGGACCAACGCGCTGCGCGTGATCGAGCGACATCCCGACCGCCTCGAGCTGGTCGCGGTCGTCGCGCGCTCGCGTTTCGCCGAAACCGCCGCCATCGCCCGGAAGTTCGTCGTGCCGCACGTCGGGCTCTACGAACCGCAGAACCCACCGGTACGTGACGCCCTTCCGCCGAGCTGCACGTTCCATTCGGGCACGGACGCCGTGACGGCGATGATCGAGTCGGTGGAGGCCGACGTCGTCCTCGTCGCCTCCGCCGGCACGTCGGCGCTGAGGCCCACGCTCGCCGCGATCGCGCGAGGCCGGACGATCGCCTTGGCGAACAAAGAGATACTCGTCCTGGCCGGTCGTTTCGTCACGGACGCCGCTCGCCGCCACGGCGTGCGAATCGTCCCCGTCGACAGTGAGCACAACGCCATCTTTCAATGCCTCGACGCCGGCGCGCGCACCGGTGTCCGTCGCCTCGTGCTCACCGCCTCGGGCGGTGCCTTTCGCGATCTCCCCGTCGATCAGCTCGCCGACGTGACGCCCGAGCAGGCCCTTGCCCACCCGAACTGGTCGATGGGGCCGAAGATCACGATCGACTCCGCCACCATGGCCAACAAGGGACTCGAGTTGATCGAAGCACGTTGGCTGTTCGACGTCGCTCCGGAGCGACTCGACGTCGTCATCCACCCGCAAAGCATCGTGCATTCGATGGTCGAGTATCTCGACGGCTCGATGCTCGCACAGCTTTCGCCACCGTCGATGACCTTCGCGATCCAACACGCGCTCCTCTATCCCGAACGCGCCGAGGGAGTCGTCGCGGGGCTCGATCTCACCCGCACCATCGATCTCCAATTCAGACCGCTCGAAGAGGGCCGCTACCCCTGCCTCCAGCTCGCTCGCGAAGCGCTCGCCGCCGGCGGCACATGCACCGCCGTGTTCAACGCCGCCAACGAGGTCGCCGTGGAGGCGTTCCTCGCCGGGCGGATCGGGTTCCTTGAAATCCCCCGCATAATCCGTAAATCGATGGACCGCGCTGCCGTCCGCGAACCCGGCTCGCTGGAGGAGGTGCTCGACGTCGAGTCCGACACCCGCCGGTGGGTCGCACAATCAATCGTCCGCTGA